The stretch of DNA GACCGGAAATACCCCCCCGCACCGGCAACCGATCCAACGTAAAATCAATATCCCCCAGACTGTCGGAATCGGTGATTTCCAGAATGGTGGCCGAGTCCCTGGAGGCACTCTCCTCATAAAATTCGCGATGGTATCCTCTTGCAATGGCTGAAACCCGATATTTGCCGGGCATGAGATTTTCAATTGAAAACGTACCATCTTCTCGGGTCATCGAAACCTTGGAGAAGGGCGAATTGAGTTTCTTTGCCAGCACAACGGCGTGAGCGATTGGATCTCCGGATTCTCCATCCGTAACCCTGCCTGCAAGGATTCCCGATTTTTCCAGCGTGAAATTAATATCGGTGACGGATTGATTCAAATCGATTTTCACAAGTGTGGCATCCTTTAGTCGGGAGGCGTCCTGGTAGTATTCGGGTAAATACCCCTCTGCCTTTGCTCTAATCACATAAATTCCTGGGCGCACATTTGGGATTGTAAATGTTCCGTCTTCTTCTGTTCGGACGCGATAGGGCCGCTTCCCTCGCCAGGTTTCCGGAAAGGCCTCAACCCGCGCATGTGCAATGGGCGCACCGGTGATTGCACTGGTAACGACGCCCGAAATGGAGGCCAGCGGATCCAGAGAAAAAGTGATGCCGGTCGTATGGAGCCCGTCTTCAACCTTTACAGGTGTGGCGTCATTAATATGCGTCACATTGTCAAAATATTCCACACCAAAGCCCTCGGCAACCGCTCCCACAATGTAATTTCCGGCGGGAACCGACAAAACAAAATTGCCGTTTTTATCCGTTTGGGTGTGTCTGGCCCAATGCCCGGGGAATCGACGGGTTTTCAGACGAACCACAAAAACCGTGGCCCTTGCGATGGGGTCACCCGTGGTGGCGGAGAGAACCTGTCCGGTGATGGCACTTTTTGTTTCCAGCGTGAAATTGAGATTTTCTACGGAATCCGGTTCGGTTACCGAAACAGGAGACGCATTTCGCGGATCAGCCGCGTGATCAAAATACTCCTTTTTGAAGCCCTCCTTATCAGCCGATAAAATGTAGGTTCCGGTGGGGATTCCCGCCATTCGAAAGGCGCCGTCTTCATCGGTTACGCCGTGATACCGAATCAGCGGATTCACAACCAAAACGGCCTTCACATGGGCACCCTGCAGCGCTGTGGAATCACCTTCTGCCCAGACCATGCCTTTGAGAACCGCGCCGTGATTGAGGTTAAAATCGATGCCGGAAACCGTATCCGCAGAATCGACTTTTACGGGCGTTGCTTCCCGCAGATACCGCACATCCTTGTAAAATTCAGAAATGGTGTTCTTGTGTCTGGCCACAACGACGTAATATCCCGGAAGCAGATTATTCAATTCGTAGTTTCCAAGGGAATCGGTTCGAGCCACCCGTGACCATTGAATTTTCCCGATTCGGTAAGCTTCCACGCGGGCGCCAATCAGCGGGGTACCCGAATCTTCATCCTGAACCGTTCCGGCAATGGCGCCGCTCATTTCCGGAGCAATAAAAACAGTCGCTTCCGCCTTGTACCGCCGTCCCAGAAATTCCGTGAAGGCCACCACCGTGACTTTTCCGTATTTTTTGGCTACAAACACGCCTCGTTGAGAGATTTCCGCCAGTCCCCTTGGCATGACAAACCACTTAAATGAAAGCATGGGCAAGGGAGTGCTTCCAACGGTTGATGCGTGTACCCGAAATTTCAGTGTGTCCCCGATTTGCACAACCCTTTTTCCAGGGAATATTTCCAGTCGCAGGGGCCATTTTTTATGGGTAACGATGACGCGTGCTCTTGCCTGAATCATTGTTCCGCTCACGGAAAGTCTGGCCACAATTTCGCCTTCTCCGGCATGATCGCCAGCCACAAAATAGCCGTCATCCGTAATCGTTCCCAGCGTGTCGGGCACGACCTTCCATTTAATGAGCCCCATGGGGGCCGGGATGGCATGTTTGTTAAAAAGCTGTGCCCGGAACTGCTGGCCTTCGCCGGGCGCCACTACGGCCCTTTGCGGCGTCACCAACAAAACATCTGCTCGGGCTGTTCCTGAAAAGTGCAAAAACAACATCCCCAACAGGATCAAAAAACCGTAAGTCAATTTCCTTTTCTTCATTTTGACACTCCTTTTTTTAGGTTTGATTGGAATTACGCTGGGCCCATTTACCATTTTGCCCTCAGTTTAAACAAATGCCGTGCCAGGGATATTCGTAACAGGATGCGATTTTTATGTACTAAAATTACATGATGTTACCCTTACAATTACTGCCGTGTGATTTTCCACACACACTTCTGTAAAGACTTTTTATCCCTTACGGTACAGACGGGTGTACCTGTAGGTACACTTTTATCCGAATTCGAAGAAAGGCCCATTTTTTGGCTTGATTTCCAATCGATTTCCGCCTAAATTAAATGAAACAGACTACCGGAAAGGAATAAAATGGCGGCTTCATCGCCTCACATTATTATTGATGCGTACAATCTCATTCATCGCGCAAAGGATCTGCGGGAGATTCTCGAGCAAGATCTCGAGCGTTCCCGGACGGCCCTGCTTACCCGATTGGAAACGTACCGGCGAAAAAAACAGGTCCAAATTACGGTTGTGTTCGACGGCGACACGGTTGGAGATCGTCCCGTGCGCACGATTTCAGGTCTGCACGTCATTTTTTCCCGCAACCCCGAAAAGGCCGACCCGATCATCAAAAATATGGTGCGCCGATCCAAAAGGCGGGGCTCCATTTTGGTCGTTTCTTCCGATCGTTCGGTGGCCGATTATGCCCGAAGCATGGGGGCCCGCAGTATGCCATCGGAAGAATTCTACCAGAGATTCCTGAGTTTTGAGCAGAACAATCCTCTGTCTGAAAAATACGATCAAAATCTCACGGAATCCGAACTAAAAGTCTGGATGGATCTGTTTAATTCGTCTCAATCATCCCCGGAAGACGATACATGACACCCTCTTTGGAAACACCGGAAATCAAGAGTCCCTCCCGCAAACGAAAACTCTATGCCTTCGGATTGATTCTGGGGTTGTTTCTCGTTTTTTTTCTGGTCAATCTGGATCGCTGGTTCCTTCTGCGCGAGGTTTTCCACTCCTTTGATAATGAATTATCCCGGCGGCTCCACAGTATTTCCGCTCTTTCCGCCGAATTGGTTGAAAATTACGGACTCACCTCCCTTTCCGATTTGTCGTCGGATCCGCTTAAATTGCTTTTGGTGGATTCACAGCTGCGAAAAATCAAGCAACAAAATCAATTGGACGCCATTTACATTATTGACCCCTCCCTTAACATTGTGGCCGATGCCCGGATGTCCGCTTCGTTCTCGCAAAAAAGAAATTATCTTCGCACGGATAGTCTGGCCATCTCCCAGGCGCTCCACGGCATTGCTGCAACCTCCCGGTTGCACCATATCGCAACCGAGTATTTCAAAAACGGATACGCCCCTCTGAGAAATGAACAGGGGAAAATTATCGGACTTCTGGTCACGGAAGCCAGTGCCAGCTATTTTACCACTCTTAAATCCTACAAACAAACCTTCTGGTTGTCGCTTTTGGCATCGGTTGCGCTTTTTATTCTTTTTAGCGTTTTTGTCTGGCAATCCTTTCAAAAGCTTCTTAAAACGGAGGAATCCCTTCGGCAATCCGAGCACCTGGCCTTTCTTGGGAAAATGGCCGCGATCATGGCACACGAAATTCGAAATCCGCTGGGAATTATCCGCGGTACAGCCGATGTACTTCGCAGCAAATACAAGCAGTCCGATCAGGAAGAGCTTTTCGATTACATCCCCTCGGAAGTCAACCGCCTGAACACGCTCATCGGAAATTTTCTGACCTATGCCAGGGGCCCGAAACTCCAGCGCCAGCCCCTGAATGTGCAGGAATTCATTCGTGACCAGCTCCGCCAACTGTCTGTCTCCGGCGCGGAAAAGGACATCCGGTTTGAAACATCCTTTCAGAATCAGGATGTGGTGATTCAGGCGGATCCCAACGCCCTGAAGCAGGTTCTCCTGAATATTTTTCAGAATGCCATTCAAGCCTCTCAAAAGGGAAGCACCATTCACATTCAACAAAATACGTTTCGAAAAAAGGGAAAAAACTGGCTGGAAATTTCTATTGAGGATCACGGCTGCGGAATTGAAGGAGATCCCGAACGGATATTCGAGCCGTTTTACACCACCAAAAGCACGGGAACCGGACTGGGAATGCCCATTTCAAAAAAGATCATCGAATCCCACGGCGGGAAAATTTCCGTCGAAAGTGAACCCGGGAAAGGAACGCGTGTCAGACTCTTTTTGCCCATTGAACCCTAAATGATCGGGAATGACGATGGACTCAACCTTTCGCTTACTCATTGTGGACAACGAAGAAAAAATGTGTACCCTGCTCAAAACCTACCTGACGACCGAAAAATTGGAGATTGTGACGGCCTTGAGCGGAGAAGAAGCCATTGCCCGCTTTAAAGAGGAACCGTTTGATGTGGTTTTGACAGATCTGAAAATGCCGGGGAAATCCGGGCTGGATGTTCTGGACGAGGTTTTGAGGATGGCCCCCGAAACCTCCGTTGTGCTGATGACGGCCTTTGCCACCGCCCAAACCGCCGTTCAGGCCATGAAGAAAGGGGCTTACGATTACCTGATTAAGCCTTTCGATTTCGAAGAAGTGCGTCTGAAAATCGAGCGCATTTTAAAAGAAAAGGCCTTGCAACAAGAAAATGTGGGGCTGCGGGAGCAGCTGCAAACCCGGTTTTCTTTCGAAAATATTATCGGGCATTCCGGCGCCATGCAGGATGTGTTTAAGCTGATTAAAAAAGTAGCCAATACCGACACAACCGTTTTGATTCGCGGCGAAAGCGGAACCGGAAAGGAATTAATTGCTTTGGCGATCCACCGGAACAGCCACCGGGCCGAAAAGCCGTTCGTGGCCGTAAATTGCGCCGCCATTCCGGAAAATCTCCTGGAGAGTGAATTATTCGGGTACGAAAAGGGCGCCTTTACCGGCGCGGATCGCCGCAAGCCCGGGCGCTTTGAATTGTCGGCCGACGGGACAATTTTCCTGGACGAAATCGGCGATCTGAGTCCCGCGCTTCAGGCAAAGATCTTGCGGGTCCTTCAAAACAAAACCTTCGAGCGACTGGGCGGCACAGAGGCCCTGCACGTGAAAGCACGTATTATTGCGGCTACCCATCGCGATCTGGAAGCCGCTGTAAAAGACGGGCATTTTCGCGAGGACTTGTACTACCGGATTAACGTCTTCCCCATCTTCCTGCCTCCGCTAAGAAAGCGAAAAGAGGATATTCCCGAGCTGACCGAACATTTTGCGGCCAAATATTCCAAAAGGCCGTTGAAAATTACGCCGACTTTCATTCGAACGCTTCAGGCCTACCACTGGCCCGGGAATGTGAGGGAATTGGAAAATATTATTGAGAGAGCGGTGATTCTGGCCGATCATGACGAATTGACAACCGAGCATCTGCCCCCTCATCTTGCGCACGGGGTAGAAGGGTCCCTGTTTGATGCAGAGCTTCCCGACGACGGAATTGAGCTTGAAAAGGTCGAGATCCAATTGATTCGAAAAGCCCTGGCGAAATCCGGCGGCAACAAGAGCAAGGCCGCCCAGTTACTGGGAATTACCCGGCGAAAATTGTATTCCATGATGGAACGTTTGAAAATAGAGCCATGATGGGGAGCGCTTTGACGAAATAAAAAAGATGGTTCTACTGGAATTATTGTGGGCGTTGTTGTCATGGCGTATTTTAAAAAACATACTGAGAATTCCGATTTGAGTTTCTTCCTGTCATCGCGAGTACGCCTCTGGCGTACGTGGCGATCTCCTCTCCACAAAAAACCAGTAGAGCCAAAAAGATTCTGGCCGCGAATGCGCGAATTCAATCCGTGGTTGGCCCCTTGTCGGTCTCACGTCCCGGCCCTTTCATCTTCAACAACAGGTCCAGATAAGCCTCACTAACCAGTTGATATTCCCTGAGTTGAAAATGCTGTTTCAGAAAATCCATGAAAATGGGAGCCTCGTTTTCTTCACGGGCCGTTTGAACCACAATTTCAAATTCGAGAAAGGTTCCCAATTCCTTCACCCGGTCCAGATGAATCCGGGCGTTCTTAAGCAAGAATAGCTTGCGGCGCTTTTCAACACAGCCAAGAATCCCCAGACTCTTTTCCAGGATCGCCTTCATTTTCTCCGTTTCCGTTACGGCTACAATCCCGTAGTCGCTCCATTTCTCCGATGCCGTATCCGGGCGAAGGTAAGCAATCAATTCGGAAACCGGGTTATCGGTTTCCCGAAGTTTGAGGCGGCCTCGCGGCACCCGAAAAAACGTATCTCTCTGGAAACGCTCCCATTGAAACGCTGCCCCGAGGCCTCTGGCAATTTCTTCTGCCTGTTCCAAATCGGAACAGATTGCTTTCAATTCGAGATTTTTCACGGAATTATAATTTATACCCAAACTTGCGCAGAATCTCTTTTCGTTCACGGATGTCTTTTTCCGTTTCCACACCGAGGGTACTCAACCCGTCAATCACACCCAGTACCCCCCTGCCCTGCTCGGTTTCGGCGATGACAACCTCCGTCGGATTGGCCGTTGCGCAGAAAATTCGAACCACTTCCGGTACGGCTTTTACAACATGGAGCACATTGATTGGAAACGCGTTTTTGAGAAAAATGATAAAGACATGCCCGGCAGAGATGGCACGCGCATTCTTTTTGGCCAGTTCGATCATCTCATCATCCGTACCGCTGTACCGAACCAGCCGGGGCCCGGAGGATTCACAAAATCCGAGTCCAAATTGGATTCCGGGAACGGCCGTAACCAAGGCCTCATGAATGTCTTCCACCGTCTTAATAAAATGTGCCTGTCCCAGAATAAAATTCAAATCCTCCGGTTTTTCAATTTTAAGTGTCTTAAGCTCCATGGTCACAATCCTCCTCTATTCTTACGGTTAAAATCTTTAATCCACCCATTCGTCAACGTACTCAGGGCATTCCGTTTTGTCTCAGATCAAACGAGATCGCGTCCCGGAAACAGGTGCGGAAATTCCGGGCAATTCCCCCTTTA from Calditrichota bacterium encodes:
- a CDS encoding carboxypeptidase regulatory-like domain-containing protein — protein: MKKRKLTYGFLILLGMLFLHFSGTARADVLLVTPQRAVVAPGEGQQFRAQLFNKHAIPAPMGLIKWKVVPDTLGTITDDGYFVAGDHAGEGEIVARLSVSGTMIQARARVIVTHKKWPLRLEIFPGKRVVQIGDTLKFRVHASTVGSTPLPMLSFKWFVMPRGLAEISQRGVFVAKKYGKVTVVAFTEFLGRRYKAEATVFIAPEMSGAIAGTVQDEDSGTPLIGARVEAYRIGKIQWSRVARTDSLGNYELNNLLPGYYVVVARHKNTISEFYKDVRYLREATPVKVDSADTVSGIDFNLNHGAVLKGMVWAEGDSTALQGAHVKAVLVVNPLIRYHGVTDEDGAFRMAGIPTGTYILSADKEGFKKEYFDHAADPRNASPVSVTEPDSVENLNFTLETKSAITGQVLSATTGDPIARATVFVVRLKTRRFPGHWARHTQTDKNGNFVLSVPAGNYIVGAVAEGFGVEYFDNVTHINDATPVKVEDGLHTTGITFSLDPLASISGVVTSAITGAPIAHARVEAFPETWRGKRPYRVRTEEDGTFTIPNVRPGIYVIRAKAEGYLPEYYQDASRLKDATLVKIDLNQSVTDINFTLEKSGILAGRVTDGESGDPIAHAVVLAKKLNSPFSKVSMTREDGTFSIENLMPGKYRVSAIARGYHREFYEESASRDSATILEITDSDSLGDIDFTLDRLPVRGGISGLVFSDADSLPISGAWVMAFPKKGGRPFLTVTGSDGSYTFTNLHSGR
- a CDS encoding NYN domain-containing protein; the encoded protein is MAASSPHIIIDAYNLIHRAKDLREILEQDLERSRTALLTRLETYRRKKQVQITVVFDGDTVGDRPVRTISGLHVIFSRNPEKADPIIKNMVRRSKRRGSILVVSSDRSVADYARSMGARSMPSEEFYQRFLSFEQNNPLSEKYDQNLTESELKVWMDLFNSSQSSPEDDT
- a CDS encoding sigma-54-dependent Fis family transcriptional regulator, producing the protein MDSTFRLLIVDNEEKMCTLLKTYLTTEKLEIVTALSGEEAIARFKEEPFDVVLTDLKMPGKSGLDVLDEVLRMAPETSVVLMTAFATAQTAVQAMKKGAYDYLIKPFDFEEVRLKIERILKEKALQQENVGLREQLQTRFSFENIIGHSGAMQDVFKLIKKVANTDTTVLIRGESGTGKELIALAIHRNSHRAEKPFVAVNCAAIPENLLESELFGYEKGAFTGADRRKPGRFELSADGTIFLDEIGDLSPALQAKILRVLQNKTFERLGGTEALHVKARIIAATHRDLEAAVKDGHFREDLYYRINVFPIFLPPLRKRKEDIPELTEHFAAKYSKRPLKITPTFIRTLQAYHWPGNVRELENIIERAVILADHDELTTEHLPPHLAHGVEGSLFDAELPDDGIELEKVEIQLIRKALAKSGGNKSKAAQLLGITRRKLYSMMERLKIEP
- a CDS encoding class IV adenylate cyclase, which produces MKAICSDLEQAEEIARGLGAAFQWERFQRDTFFRVPRGRLKLRETDNPVSELIAYLRPDTASEKWSDYGIVAVTETEKMKAILEKSLGILGCVEKRRKLFLLKNARIHLDRVKELGTFLEFEIVVQTAREENEAPIFMDFLKQHFQLREYQLVSEAYLDLLLKMKGPGRETDKGPTTD